A single region of the Verrucomicrobiota bacterium genome encodes:
- a CDS encoding phosphoenolpyruvate hydrolase family protein produces MPNPWTGKGNPYTRKEVIERLRATLRKGRPIIAAGAGTGISAKFIERGGGDLIIIYNSGRFRMAGHGSTCGLMAYGDANAIAMEIGEHEVLPIVEEVPVICGVHATDPRRRMWHWLLQVKDMGFSGVNNFPTHCIVDGMFRQILEETGMSVKKEFEMVALARKMDLFTVVYVSTPEESKAMAEAGADAIIAHVGTTIGGSIGVKGAAVTMKDSVKRVQAVIDAGQRVRKDIFFLSHGGPIARPEDAAYINQHTDAVGFVGASSLERLAVEDSLTQLTQRFKKIPVRKEAIRGIRWR; encoded by the coding sequence ATGCCCAACCCCTGGACCGGAAAAGGAAATCCTTACACTCGCAAAGAAGTCATCGAACGCCTCCGCGCCACGCTCAGGAAGGGCCGACCGATCATCGCGGCGGGCGCCGGCACCGGCATCTCGGCGAAATTCATCGAGCGCGGCGGCGGCGACTTGATCATCATCTACAACTCCGGGCGCTTTCGCATGGCGGGCCACGGCTCGACTTGCGGGTTGATGGCGTACGGCGACGCCAATGCCATCGCCATGGAAATCGGCGAGCACGAAGTGTTGCCCATTGTCGAGGAAGTGCCGGTCATTTGCGGCGTGCACGCCACCGATCCGCGCCGGCGCATGTGGCACTGGCTGCTGCAAGTCAAGGACATGGGCTTCAGCGGCGTGAACAACTTCCCGACCCATTGCATTGTCGATGGCATGTTCCGCCAGATTCTCGAGGAGACCGGCATGAGCGTGAAGAAGGAGTTTGAGATGGTCGCGCTCGCTCGGAAAATGGATTTGTTCACGGTTGTTTATGTCTCGACGCCGGAGGAATCCAAAGCGATGGCGGAAGCGGGCGCCGATGCGATCATTGCCCACGTCGGCACAACCATCGGCGGGTCCATCGGCGTGAAAGGCGCGGCCGTCACCATGAAAGATTCCGTAAAACGCGTGCAAGCCGTGATCGACGCCGGCCAGCGCGTGCGCAAGGACATTTTCTTTCTGTCGCACGGCGGCCCGATCGCCCGGCCCGAAGACGCGGCTTACATCAACCAACACACCGACGCCGTCGGCTTCGTTGGTGCTTCGAGTCTGGAGCGCCTGGCTGTGGAAGACTCGCTCACGCAACTGACGCAGCGCTTCAAGAAGATTCCCGTGCGCAAAGAAGCGATCCGGGGAATACGGTGGCGTTAA